In Planctobacterium marinum, the DNA window AAAATCCACGTTTTTCAGTTATCATCTTAAATTCTCATGTGATATCAAAGTGATATCACTATGATTCAATTTAATGGTTTGAGCAAGCTAAATTCACTACTTAAACCTTAAAATTACCCTTGTGCATTGTTTTTTAAGTAAAAAAAAGCGCTCTTGTGAGCGCTATCATCGAACGGCTGAACCTTTAGTTTTTGCTGAGGGCTTTAACCATGGGAACTTTTGTGTGGTCGATATCTTCGCTGGGGTAACATCCCAAGACCTTCAGATTACGGGTAATGCTGGTAAGTTCTTCAATGGTTTTTTCGACAGGTCCGTCTTGAATGTTGCCTTCCACATCGATGTAAAACATTTCCTCCCATGGATTCCCTGTGATGGGGCGTGACTCAAGTTTGGTCATGTTGATATTGTTGTCTTTTAAAACTACCAATGCTTCTACCAGTGCTCCGGGTTTCTGCACCGTTGACATAACAAAGGTGGTTTTTGCCGGAATTTGAAGGGGGACAACCACAGACTCTTTGGCTATGACAATGAAGCGGCTGTGGTTTTCTTGTTGATTCGCGATGTTGTTTTGAATGGGGAATAAATCGTACAGCGCTCCGCCCTCAGCGCTACCAATCGCAGCAATATCAAAGCGCTCTGATTCACTGACAAGTTTCAGGGCGTGAAAAGTACTATCACAGAATTGTCTTTGTACATTGCCCAGTGTGCTTAAAAATTGGCTGCATTGTTGAAATACCTGAGGGTGTCCATAGAGTACATTAACGTTACTCAGATCTTTTTCATCTTTGGTTAAAATGGCATGGCGCACCGGCTGAGTGAGTTCACCGACGATGGCTATATCGCTGTGCTGCAGTTGGTCGTATACTTCGTTGATACTGCCAGAAGAGGTATTTTCGATGGGCAGTACCGCATAATCAGCAGTGCCATTTTCAACATGTTGAAATATTTCTGCGAAACTCTGACAACCAATCTCTTGAAGTATGCCTGGACGGCGGGTGAAATATTTTTGGGTGGCCAGATAACTGTAGGAGCCTTTATCACCCAAGAAAGCTACCCTGTTTATGCTGGTTTGACGGTCCGGGTTTGCGTGCTGCGAAAGCAGAGCTTGTTGATTTAGCACAGAGTCTTCGATGATCAGATGAAACAAGGATTTTACGTATTGCGGGGCCAATCCAAATTCCTGGCCTTTACTAACCAGTTGCATGAGCAAGGCTTCTTCACGGCCCGTATCTCTGACATTTTTGCGATTGCGGATTTTATCCTCCGCTACGGCTTTGGTGAGTTCTTGTCGCCTGGCAAGTAGTTGTAGCAGCTGTTCGTCGGTTTCGCTGATTTGAGTGCGCAAAGCTTGCAAATCCATGTTGTGTTCCTGGTGTTTATTTTAAAAATTTAAGTCAAAAAAAAACCTCCCTGGTGGGAGGTTTCAGTAATTCGTATTCACACGCATTCCTCCCGAGTCAGGATGAGGTAAAGAAGAAAAAGAGTGTGTTGCGTGTTTTCATAATTCGAAAGTAAATCCAGCGAGACTAAATGTCAACAGCCTGAGACTGCATATTTTGGAATGGTGTTAATGATATTGGAATAACAAAGGCGACCGAAGCCGCCTGTTAATAGCCTGGTTATTCTGTCAGTAGTGATACCAGCATCTTTTTCACCATGCTTGGCTCAAAGGGTTTATCGCATAAGGCATTAACGCCGGTTTGCTGAATATTAGACATGTGCAAACTGTCGGCACTCTCTGAGGTTACCATGATGATGGGAATATGAGCGGTTTCCGGATTAAAGCGGATGAACTCCGATAATTCCCGGCCGTCCATTTCTGGCATATTGTAGTCAGTAACCACGATATCGAATTCGTGATCTTTCAGGAAGGTGAGGGCCATGGCGCCGTTTTCCGCTTCTACAAAATTTTTCACGCCCATTTTTTCCAAAGTACGGCGAATGTGACCGCGTGCCAGCATACTGTCGTCCACCAGTAGTACTCGAATTTCGGTGATGTCGAAGTATTCTAGCTCAATTTCATCTTCGTTTATTAAATCCAATGAGGCGTTCAGTGCCTTAGTTAAATGCACCGGTTTGAAGGGCTTGGGTAAAATCGCCGAGATGCCCGCTTGTTTGTACTCTTCCAGTTTGGCAGTTCTGCTTTCGCTGGACACTAACATGAATGGAATGGATTGAAGCTCAGAAGATTCTTTGATGAATTTAAGCACGTCTATTGCCGTCCCATCGGCAAAATACATAGCACTCACCACTAAATCTGCGCCATGAGACATTAGCGCAGTTTTAGCACCAGCAATATCTGATACGGCGTCTATTTCCGCTACGTTTTCTTTTATTAACAGCGAAGTAATGATTTTACGTTGGGTATCAGAGGGCTCAATGAGTAAAATGTTGAGATCTGAGATCTGTAGTCTTTGCATGATGTACTCTTTAGGTTTTTAGCCGCCAGCTAACTTGACGGTGAAATTCTTTGCTTCCAGAAATGCTTTAATCTTGTCTCGATTGTCGCCCTGTATTTCTATCGTGTGTTCTTTTACCGCACCGCCTGTGCCGCACAGTTTTTTTAGATCCTTTGCCATGGCTTTTAATTCGGCCTCTTCTAGCAACAGACCGGAAACCGTGGTTACTCCTTTCCCTTTGCGACCTTTGGTTTCCCGGCGGATACGCACGATGCCATCACCTTGCGGTGCTTGCTTTTCTGGTTTTGCTTCCTGTATTCGACCAAAGTCGGTACTGTAAACTAATTGATTTTCTGCCATGATTAGATTTGTCGAAGATTTATTTTCGATTTTAGTCAAAAATATTTATTGTTTATATGGTTAATTTGGCTTTTTTGTTATTAGCTTAAGGGACAAGCCTAAGCTTACCCATTAAATCAGAACAAACTATACGACCAAAGTATAAAGTACGGAGTATTTTCATGAGTTTAGAACGAATTCTTTCCAGTGATGGTAAAACCCTGACAATTGTATTAGACGATAAATTCGACTTTTCCAAAGTACAAGAATTCAGAGATACCTACAGTGAAGACATCGATAATGTTGCAACGGTTGTGGTGGATTTAGGCAATACCGAATACATGGATAGCTCTGCCTTGGGTATGTTGTTGAATATGCAAAAAACGCTTAAAGAGCAAGTTTCTGAATTCCAGATTGTCAACAGCCGCCCTTCGGTTGCAAAAATTTTACAGATTTCTCGTTTCGATAAGAAGTTTACTATTAAGTAATTTTCTAAAGGCGACAAAATATGCGCATTCTTATCGTTGACGATGAGCCGGTAAACCGTTTTCTGTTGATTCACATGCTAGAGGAAAATGGTTTCACTGACTGTCACGAGGCAGAAGACGGTGAGCAAGGTTTGGCCATGGCTGAAGAGTTAGTGCCGGATATTGTGTTGCTGGACGTAGTGATGCCGGGAATGAGCGGGCATGAGGTGGCTCCAAAGCTCAAAGCCTTGCAGACAGATATTTATCTTCCAATCATTTTTATTACCGCATTAGACGATGAAGAGAGCTTGGTAAAGTGCTTGTCTGTGGGCGGTGACGACTTTGTCGGGAAACCCTTCAATAAAACAATCCTCTCCGCCAAATTGAAGGCGCATGCCAGAATTCGAATGCTGAGTAAACGCGCTCACAAGCAGAATCTGGAGTTGCAGTTTCACCAGCAACACATAGAACGCGAACATGCCATAGTGGAGCATATCTTCTCTAATGTACTGACCCTTAACCAGCGCCTCGCAAAATTCATCGATAGTCATCTGGCCCCAGCCAGTAATTTCAATGGTGACATGCTGTTGATTGAACGTTCACCCGGTGCCGGATTGTATATTTTACTCGGGGATTTTACCGGGCATGGTTTGGCTTCCGCGATCGGTGCTCTGCCGGTGACTCGCGCGTTTCAGACCATGGCAGAAAAGGGCATTTCAGTAGGTGAAATGGCTGAAACTCTCAATAAAACACTGCTGGATTTTTTACCGGGAGGAATGTTTTTTGCGGCTGCCATTATTGAGATAAATGAAAACGGTCGAACACTGGATATCTGGAATGGGGGACTACCACATCTGATGTTGTTTGATGAGCTGGGCAAGATTAAGAAACGCTTTGAATCGGCGCATATGGCGTTAGGTATTCTGGATCCAGAAGATTTTGAGAATGACGTTGAGCGCTATGAAGCTGACTACGGCGATAAAATCTTGGGATATACCGATGGGGTGATTGAATTAAGCAACGCCGATGGTGTGATGCTTTCTGAAGAGGGATTAGAGCAGTGGGTGGAGAGTGTGCCGGGTATATCGACGGCGCAATTGATGGAGAAAATTGAACATTATCGCGCTGTAGGTGAGCAGGATGACGATATCAGTATGTTCATTTACAAAGCCCAGGAGCTCGGTCTTAAAAAACAAATTGCCGCCTTACCTGCGGCACCTTTCCAGTTGAGTGTTTCAGTTGAATATACGCAATTTGCGCACGCCAACCCCGTTTCGGAAATTATCGACTTACTTTCAGGGCAAGCCGCATTTCACGGGTTGCGCTCCAATATTTTCACTGTCATTAGCGAATTGTATAACAACGCCCTGGACCACGGCATATTGAAACTTGACTCAGAGCTTAAAACGTCCCCGGATGGCTTTATGGAGTATTTTAGCCAAAGGGAAGAGCGAATCGAAAAACTCACTGAGGGGCATATTCAGTTGTCAGTGGAATACAGTGTAGAGCCTCCGCAATTGCAGTTTATGCTTCGGGACAGCGGTGAAGGATTTGATACTGCCTCCATCGTCTCCACAGTGGATTCTGATGAAAATTATGGTCGAGGCGTAGCCCTGGTCAATGAGTTATGTGATCATTTCGAATACCAGCAAAACGGTACTGTTGCCATAGCTAAGTTTCTGATTGATCAAGATTGTTAGTAACTTAAAATAAGTACTGTTGGCCGAATGCTGAGAGGATTTTTTTGCTTGTTCCTGAGCTCTTTAGAGCGGTCTTGACAAAAAATCTAACAACTTTAGTTATTTTATTGAGAATAGTTCTCAATTAGAATACTATCCCCATCATTCACAGCTAAGTTAATCAATTTTATGAAAAAAATCATACTTACCGCCTCGTTATTGATCAGCGCTTTGTCACCCGTTATCGCTGCCGAAGTTAATGTCTATTCGGCGAGGAAAGAAGAGCTGATCAAGCCACTACTGGACGAGTTTGAGAAGGCGCAAAATGTAAAAGTTAACCTTATTACAGGTAAGGCAGATGCATTGATTTCCCGCGTAGCTTCTGAGGGGCAATTCAGCCCAGCGGATGTTTTGTTGACTACTGATGTAGGTCGATTGCAACGGGCTAAAGAAATGAGTTTATTGGTCGCCACAGATTCTCGTGTTCTGGAAGAGAGGATAGCCGCAAATTTTAGAGATGAAGAAGGTTTTTGGTTTGCACTCACCAAGCGAGCCCGTCCGATCATGTATCATCCGGAGCGCGTTAACCCGGATGAACTTGGCTCCATTCTTGATCTTACAGATTCTAAATGGAAAGGCCGCATTTGTATTCGCTCATCAAACAATATTTATAATCAGTCCATGATTGCCTCTATGATCGCTAAATTTGGTGAGCAGCGCGTGCAGCAGTGGGCTAACGATTTCGTAAAAAACTTTGCGCGCAAACCCAAAGGTGGTGACAGAGATCAGATTAAAGCTGTCGTTGCAGGGCAATGTGATATTGCTATAGCCAATACTTATTATCTTGCGGGAATGTTGGCGGATACCGATTCAGAAAACCAAAAGATAGCCGAGCAATTAAAGGTTTTCTGGCCAGATCAACAAGGTAGTGGGGCACACATCAATATTTCCGGTGCCGCCATGCTTAAACATGCCCCCAACAAAGCAAACGCCCTGCGCTTAATGGAATTTTTAGCCAGTGAGTCGAGCCAAAAATGGTATGCAGATAACAATCATGAATATCCTGTAGTGCAAGGTATAACGATGAGCGCATTACTTGCCGGATTTGGTGAGTTCAAAGCTGAAGATGTGCAATTACAACAAGTGGGCGAACTCAATGCGGCGGCCATCAAGTTAATGGACCGGGCGGGCTGGCAATAATTCGCGACTTTTTCTGTTTCTTTGCCGGTTAAAACAATGACGCTGAATTTTCAACTGCGCCATCTGGTAATGCTACTGTCGTTGTTGATGGCTTTGCCGGCGTTTGTAGTGTTGGGCTCTTGGCTGTTACCGCAATGGGACAGCTGGGCTCATTTGGCAGATACGGTTTTGGCCGGTTACATTCAAAATAGTCTGGTGCTTGCGTTCGGTGTAGGGATAACCTCAGGGGCGTTGGGCACCTGGTGTGCATGGTGTGTTAGCCAATATCAGTTTCCTCTGGTCAACCATGTGCGCTGGATGTTGTTCCTTCCGCTCGCTATCCCGCCTTATATCATGGGGTATCTGTATACTGGCGTATTGGACTTTTCAGGTCCAATACAGCGGCAGCTTCGAGATATCACCGGACTCAGCTATGGTGAGTATTGGTTTCCGGATGTGCAGTCGATGCCCGGCGCAATATTTGTACTTTCTTTAGTATTATTTCCCTATGTTTATGGCTTGGCCTACGTCGCATTCACTTCACAATCCCGCTCGTTATTACAGGTAGCACAAAATCATGGCCTCAATGGTTGGCAATACTTCATCAAAGTGAGTTTACCATTGGCATTACCTGCGATTCTAACCGGTATTCTATTGACCATGATGGAATCATTGGCTGACTTTGGTACCGTCGAATATCTTGGCATCGCCACTTTTACGACGGGGATTTTCCGAACCTGGTTCGGTATGAATCAACCTTTAGTGGCAGCACAACTCTCTGCTGGTCTCGTTTGTTTTGTGTTGTTTTTGTTCTGGCTGGAAAAGCGCGTCAGAGAGCGTCAGCGTTTTTACCAGAATAACCAACAAAATGAGAGGCTTAGTCGACAAATAAGCAAGACAAACGCGCTTCTGGTGTTATCTTCTTTGTTGTTGATCATGACATTAAGCTTTTTTGTGCCATTATTGCGCTTAGTTAGTTGGTCTTGGTTGGTGTTCAAACAGTCCACTGAATTTGGGGAACTACTGGCGTTGGTGACCAATAGTGTCCTTGTAGCTGGCTTTGCCGCAGTGGTGATCATGGCGATTGCATTGCTATTTGGTTATGCGCTGCGCAACAAACCCAACAAGCTGCTTAGCTTTGTATCGAGCATTGCTGTAACAGGTTATGCATTTCCAGGGGCCGTGATAGCGGTAGGTACGGTCATCGTATTGGGTAAAGCCGACCTGATGCTAAACGAGTTCCTGGGCTCAGTATTTAATTGGCAGCCGGGTTTGGTGTTCTCGGGGACTTTGGTGGCATTGTTGTTTGCGTACAGCATTCGTTATCTAACGGTTGGATTTCAACATGTTAACAATGGTCTGAATCGAATCTCACCTTCATTTGACCAGGCTGGTAAAACCTTGGGTGAAAGTGATTATGGTGTGTTGCGTAAGATTCATTTCCCGATACTAAAGTCTTCCTTACTAGTGGGCGGATTGATGGTGTTTGTGGATGTATTAAAAGAGCTACCCGCTACTTTAATTTTGCGTCCTTTTAACTTTGATACCTTAGCGGTGAAAACTTATGAGCTGGCCTCTGATGAACGCTTAACCGATGCATCATTGCCAGCGTTATTAATTGTTATGGCAGGTATACTTCCTGTCTGGGTTATACAAAGGAACATCAAGTCACACTAGATTATGTTGCAGCTCGATAAGGTAAGTATTCGATACGAAAGTAAAACTGTTGTACAACAAGTTTCCTGGCATTTGGAGTCCGGGGAAATCGGTTGTTTGTTGGGGAATTCCGGCTCTGGTAAAACCTCGATACTTAAGGCCATCGCGGGCTTTAAAAGCATTTCAGAGGGCAGGGTCGTTATCAGGCAAAATACGGTGAGTTCGGCACAACAGTTATTGGCGCCTGAAAAGCGCAAAGTTGGTATGATGTTTCAGGATTTGGCGCTATTCCCTCATCTTAACGTTGCACAAAACATTACCTTCGGATTACAGAAGCAGGACAAAGCGCGTCAGCGGCAAAGAATGCATGAGTTGCTGGAGTTAGTGGGCTTACACGGTCGAGAAAACGACATGATTCATCAATTGTCCGGCGGGCAGCAACAGCGAGTTGCACTGGCAAGAGCATTGGCCCCAAGACCGGATTTACTGTTATTAGATGAACCTTTTTCCAGTCTGGACAAAGACTTACGGGAACACTTGGGGCAACAAGTGCGAAACATCTTAAAACAAGAAAATACCACTGCTTTGTTAGTGACTCATGATCATGCCGAAGCTTTTACCATGGCAGATCAAATTGCCGTGTTGAGCCATGGGCAATTAAAACAAACCGGTAGCCCCTATCAAGTTTACCATCAGCCCAACAGTCAAGAGATTGCCGACTTTCTGGGCGTTGCTGATTATCTACCGGTTAAGCTTGTCGATGAGGCATTGATAACGCCTATTGCAGAGTTTTCCAAATCGTCACTGTCTAACCGTTGGCAAAAGGGTGATAAGGCGCAATTATTGGTACGTCCCGATGATGTTATTCACGATGATCAAAGCCAATTACAAGCAAAAGTCATCAGGCGTTATTTCAAGGGCGCACAATTCTTATTTGAGCTGGATTGTCAGGGGTATCGATTGCATTGTTACGCCTCGGCTCATCATAACCATTTGCCGGGTGATGTTGTTGGGATCCGCTTTGATATGCAGCATTGTATTTTGTTTCCAGAAGCATAGTTTTTAATAAAAATTTGAATACATTCTCGTTTTATTCAATTTGCGTAAGTTGAATTTCTGTTACAAATGCGACCTTTAAAAAAATTTATTCGATGCCATGCTTAATACTTGGTAACAGGAATTAGATACCTCCAATATTTATGTTTAAAGCTTTATTTGACTGGCTGGATTTGGATAGTGGCGCCTCGTCCGAACAAGCGTCGGAGATATTAACCGTGCCGTTGGCAACGGCCGTGTTGTATTACGAAGTGTTACGCGCTGATGAACATTTTAGCGCTGATGAATTGGAATTGTACGAACAAAAGGTATTTGATGAGTTTGATTTAACTCAAGAACAGCTACGACCCTTCCTCAAAAAAGTTGAGGCTAAAGCTCGTCACGCTGTTGATTACATGCAGTTTACCCGATTGATCCACGAAAACTGCTCTATTGAGCAAAAGCGCAACATTGTCATATCGCTGTGGCACCTGGCGATGTCTGATGGAAACGTTGATGCTCATGAAGAGCACTTAATCCGCAAGATGTCAGATTTGATGTATTTATCCCACTCCGATTTTATTCAAACCAGAATATTAGCCCGTGATTCACTGACTACCGGGAAATAACCTGGCAATACATTGATTTCGTCCGGCGTTTTTTGCTTCGTAAAGGCAGCCATCGGAAAAGGACAGTGCATCAGATAGTTCGATGTTGTTGTCAGGAATAAGTGCTGTAACCCCCATACTCAGAGTCACAATGTTAAACTCGCCGTTATTTTCGTGGACAATCGATTCCTTTTCTATGGCTTCCATTAATTGCAGTGCAAACTGTTGCGCACCCGCCAATTCCGTATTGGGCAAAACGGCAGCAAATTCTTCACCGCCATACCGGGCCAATATATCGGTTTCCCGTTTGAAACGGTTTTGTAAGATGGTGGCAACATGTTTCAAGCATTCATCGCCTTTAAGGTGACCATACAGGTCGTTGTATCTCTTAAAATTATCGATATCGATCATTAAGATGCTAAGGGGCTCTTCTTCCCTTAAAGCACGTCGCCATTCTTTATGTAATAAATCATCGAATCTCCGGCGGTTGGCAATACCTGTAAGACCGTCGGTAGTGGACAACATATTGAGTTTTTTTCTGTGGCGCACCAGTTCTAAATGATTGCGTACGCGCATTTTGACGATAGGAGGGTGGAAAGGTTTAGCAATGTAATCAATGGCCCCCATTTCCAGTCCCTTTTCCTCGTCTTCAATACTGTCAAGGGCGGTAATAAAAATGACTGGAATGTCCGTTGTGGCCGGATTCTGTTTCAGGTGTTGACAAACTTCATAGCCATCCATATCAGGCATTACTACATCCAGGAGAATCAAATCTGGAGTCAGTTTCAACGCCTGACTCAAGGCACTCTTGCCATTGGTGGCAAAGCTAATATCGCAATCTTCACGGAGAATCTCACCTAACATCTTAATGTTGCTGATGGCATCGTCTACTACCAAGACTGTTTGTTTCTCGCTACTTGCCTGGTCAGACATGTTAACTGGCTCCATCGTGCAAATTCAGTTGGCTGCGGATTTGGTTGAGGTATCGAACTGCCAAGTCATAGTCAAGATGATGAATTGCAGCATCAAGGTCACTCAATACATCTGACTCCACTTGTCCTGCCAGAGCAGTATTGATTTGCTCCGATAGCTCTAATGCATCCAGCGATTGTTTCTCTAATAACTCGGCCATTTTGTCTGTTAGTTTTTGTATTTCATTTAATCGTTCAACTGACAATATACGAGGTGTTTCAGGTGCTCTTTGTTGTTTCGCAGGTTTACTTTTTTGAGTGAAATAGTGATTCAGTGTCTTTTCCATCGCAGAAACGTCTTCCAGCAATAGCGTCAACAGGTTGTGGTCAAGACTGTCATTCTTTTTGAAATTTGTCTCTAATGCCACTGTTTTTTGATGAATATCATTGGCTGCAATATTACCCGCTTCACCTTTCATGCGGTGCAGAATTTGTCCTGTTTTAGGCCAGTCTTGTTCATCAATGGCATGATTAAGGGTTTGTGGAAATGAACTACAGCTTTGTTGAAACTCATAGAGGATCTCATCAAGTAAACTGGCTTTATT includes these proteins:
- a CDS encoding chorismate mutase, with the protein product MDLQALRTQISETDEQLLQLLARRQELTKAVAEDKIRNRKNVRDTGREEALLMQLVSKGQEFGLAPQYVKSLFHLIIEDSVLNQQALLSQHANPDRQTSINRVAFLGDKGSYSYLATQKYFTRRPGILQEIGCQSFAEIFQHVENGTADYAVLPIENTSSGSINEVYDQLQHSDIAIVGELTQPVRHAILTKDEKDLSNVNVLYGHPQVFQQCSQFLSTLGNVQRQFCDSTFHALKLVSESERFDIAAIGSAEGGALYDLFPIQNNIANQQENHSRFIVIAKESVVVPLQIPAKTTFVMSTVQKPGALVEALVVLKDNNINMTKLESRPITGNPWEEMFYIDVEGNIQDGPVEKTIEELTSITRNLKVLGCYPSEDIDHTKVPMVKALSKN
- a CDS encoding response regulator encodes the protein MQRLQISDLNILLIEPSDTQRKIITSLLIKENVAEIDAVSDIAGAKTALMSHGADLVVSAMYFADGTAIDVLKFIKESSELQSIPFMLVSSESRTAKLEEYKQAGISAILPKPFKPVHLTKALNASLDLINEDEIELEYFDITEIRVLLVDDSMLARGHIRRTLEKMGVKNFVEAENGAMALTFLKDHEFDIVVTDYNMPEMDGRELSEFIRFNPETAHIPIIMVTSESADSLHMSNIQQTGVNALCDKPFEPSMVKKMLVSLLTE
- the yciH gene encoding stress response translation initiation inhibitor YciH; this translates as MAENQLVYSTDFGRIQEAKPEKQAPQGDGIVRIRRETKGRKGKGVTTVSGLLLEEAELKAMAKDLKKLCGTGGAVKEHTIEIQGDNRDKIKAFLEAKNFTVKLAGG
- a CDS encoding STAS domain-containing protein; its protein translation is MSLERILSSDGKTLTIVLDDKFDFSKVQEFRDTYSEDIDNVATVVVDLGNTEYMDSSALGMLLNMQKTLKEQVSEFQIVNSRPSVAKILQISRFDKKFTIK
- a CDS encoding ATP-binding SpoIIE family protein phosphatase codes for the protein MRILIVDDEPVNRFLLIHMLEENGFTDCHEAEDGEQGLAMAEELVPDIVLLDVVMPGMSGHEVAPKLKALQTDIYLPIIFITALDDEESLVKCLSVGGDDFVGKPFNKTILSAKLKAHARIRMLSKRAHKQNLELQFHQQHIEREHAIVEHIFSNVLTLNQRLAKFIDSHLAPASNFNGDMLLIERSPGAGLYILLGDFTGHGLASAIGALPVTRAFQTMAEKGISVGEMAETLNKTLLDFLPGGMFFAAAIIEINENGRTLDIWNGGLPHLMLFDELGKIKKRFESAHMALGILDPEDFENDVERYEADYGDKILGYTDGVIELSNADGVMLSEEGLEQWVESVPGISTAQLMEKIEHYRAVGEQDDDISMFIYKAQELGLKKQIAALPAAPFQLSVSVEYTQFAHANPVSEIIDLLSGQAAFHGLRSNIFTVISELYNNALDHGILKLDSELKTSPDGFMEYFSQREERIEKLTEGHIQLSVEYSVEPPQLQFMLRDSGEGFDTASIVSTVDSDENYGRGVALVNELCDHFEYQQNGTVAIAKFLIDQDC
- a CDS encoding Fe(3+) ABC transporter substrate-binding protein, whose product is MKKIILTASLLISALSPVIAAEVNVYSARKEELIKPLLDEFEKAQNVKVNLITGKADALISRVASEGQFSPADVLLTTDVGRLQRAKEMSLLVATDSRVLEERIAANFRDEEGFWFALTKRARPIMYHPERVNPDELGSILDLTDSKWKGRICIRSSNNIYNQSMIASMIAKFGEQRVQQWANDFVKNFARKPKGGDRDQIKAVVAGQCDIAIANTYYLAGMLADTDSENQKIAEQLKVFWPDQQGSGAHINISGAAMLKHAPNKANALRLMEFLASESSQKWYADNNHEYPVVQGITMSALLAGFGEFKAEDVQLQQVGELNAAAIKLMDRAGWQ
- a CDS encoding ABC transporter permease; the protein is MTLNFQLRHLVMLLSLLMALPAFVVLGSWLLPQWDSWAHLADTVLAGYIQNSLVLAFGVGITSGALGTWCAWCVSQYQFPLVNHVRWMLFLPLAIPPYIMGYLYTGVLDFSGPIQRQLRDITGLSYGEYWFPDVQSMPGAIFVLSLVLFPYVYGLAYVAFTSQSRSLLQVAQNHGLNGWQYFIKVSLPLALPAILTGILLTMMESLADFGTVEYLGIATFTTGIFRTWFGMNQPLVAAQLSAGLVCFVLFLFWLEKRVRERQRFYQNNQQNERLSRQISKTNALLVLSSLLLIMTLSFFVPLLRLVSWSWLVFKQSTEFGELLALVTNSVLVAGFAAVVIMAIALLFGYALRNKPNKLLSFVSSIAVTGYAFPGAVIAVGTVIVLGKADLMLNEFLGSVFNWQPGLVFSGTLVALLFAYSIRYLTVGFQHVNNGLNRISPSFDQAGKTLGESDYGVLRKIHFPILKSSLLVGGLMVFVDVLKELPATLILRPFNFDTLAVKTYELASDERLTDASLPALLIVMAGILPVWVIQRNIKSH
- a CDS encoding ABC transporter ATP-binding protein: MLQLDKVSIRYESKTVVQQVSWHLESGEIGCLLGNSGSGKTSILKAIAGFKSISEGRVVIRQNTVSSAQQLLAPEKRKVGMMFQDLALFPHLNVAQNITFGLQKQDKARQRQRMHELLELVGLHGRENDMIHQLSGGQQQRVALARALAPRPDLLLLDEPFSSLDKDLREHLGQQVRNILKQENTTALLVTHDHAEAFTMADQIAVLSHGQLKQTGSPYQVYHQPNSQEIADFLGVADYLPVKLVDEALITPIAEFSKSSLSNRWQKGDKAQLLVRPDDVIHDDQSQLQAKVIRRYFKGAQFLFELDCQGYRLHCYASAHHNHLPGDVVGIRFDMQHCILFPEA
- a CDS encoding TerB family tellurite resistance protein, with product MFKALFDWLDLDSGASSEQASEILTVPLATAVLYYEVLRADEHFSADELELYEQKVFDEFDLTQEQLRPFLKKVEAKARHAVDYMQFTRLIHENCSIEQKRNIVISLWHLAMSDGNVDAHEEHLIRKMSDLMYLSHSDFIQTRILARDSLTTGK
- a CDS encoding diguanylate cyclase, with protein sequence MSDQASSEKQTVLVVDDAISNIKMLGEILREDCDISFATNGKSALSQALKLTPDLILLDVVMPDMDGYEVCQHLKQNPATTDIPVIFITALDSIEDEEKGLEMGAIDYIAKPFHPPIVKMRVRNHLELVRHRKKLNMLSTTDGLTGIANRRRFDDLLHKEWRRALREEEPLSILMIDIDNFKRYNDLYGHLKGDECLKHVATILQNRFKRETDILARYGGEEFAAVLPNTELAGAQQFALQLMEAIEKESIVHENNGEFNIVTLSMGVTALIPDNNIELSDALSFSDGCLYEAKNAGRNQCIARLFPGSQ